The sequence ATATAAAAATTAAATCCATCTCAACTTTACCGCCATCATACAGGCTTCAGTCATATTTCCAACACGAAGTTTCTCCAAAACATTCTGTCGGTGACGGTTTACGGTATTGATGCTGATGAAAAGTAATTCAGCAATTTCCTTGCTTCTTTTTCCATCCTGAATCATTTTCAAAATTTCCTTTTCACGAACTGATAAAAACGATGAATTTCCTGCCTCTGTCTGATGAATGACTGAACTATTTGCCGTATTGATAATCATCCCGTGATGAAGAGAAGAGTTTAGAAAATCAAAATGATAGAGGCAAAGTGCCAGTTCTACATTTTTATTATTGGCATTTGTGAAGTAGAACATTTTGTGCAAAATTGCTTTCTGCTTTTGGTTATCAGCAATTCTTAATCTGCTCACCACACAATAATCTTTGTGCTGTTCAAAAGGAATCGTTTTAATGAACTGAAAAAACTGAAGTTCAAGCAAATGCTTCTGTAAAACATCTTCAGAATTTAATTTTGCGAAAAGTTCTTCTTCCCAAATACTTTCAATTTCCTGAGTATTTTGCTCTTGAAAAATATTCAATTCATCTGCCAATTTTCCTGAGTAAACATAACTTTTATTGTTTTGAAGGTCACTCAAAACTGCAATTCCATTTTCTAAATCCACAAAATTTTGGGCAATTTCCTTAGATTTTTTAAGCTGTAGGTTTTCGCTTTCGAAAGTGGAAGCGAATTCTTGTTGCAGAAGTTTTTCGTTGAGATCGGATTGGATGGGTTTCATTTTTTGGAAAATTTAATGCTTAATTGATATTATTAAAAATACCTTTTAAATTTTTTGTGTTTACAGGTTTTATTTTTTTATTGGTTTAAAATGTAAGCTTAAAACATTTATTTCAGGTAAGTTCTTAGTAAAAGTTCCATCCGGATTTGTATATGTAAAGTTCATCGATTTAGTTATTGTTTCAACAATAATTTCCTTAAGGCTATCTTTAGTGTTGATTATTTCAAAACTTCCTAATGCATAACATTTATTTTTGCCAATATCTTCTCCCATGATTCTCCCAATATTTTTAAACAGATTTCTCTTTCATCAAGATTAAAATATTCAAAACTATACTCCTTCATTCCACCTGAATTAATAGCGCCATAATTGTAGATTTTTAGATTCAAATCTTTGAATTTTTCAAATGAAATTCGTGTAATAGTATCTTTTGGTTGATCAAGTGAATGATCAAATCTGTTTATTAGAAGAGTGTCATCTTTCCAAGATTTTATATCCCCATTTATTTTATATCCTTTGTTCTCAGAGAAAGGTTTTCCTTTTTCAAGAACAATAGTTCCGCAGATATCATTGTTGAAAGCAAAAGTTCCAGATTGACAAAAACTATAAATTTCATATTTGCCATTTGGAGAAATCTGCATTTTAAATTTATAATAGTCATTTTCTTTTTTGATTTCGCTTAAAGACTTGTCATTACAACTAATCAAAAAAATATGGTAATTATTAAAGTAATATTTCTCATCATAAATTGGTTATAAATCAGTATTGACTAAACCTTCAAAACACCATAAATTTGCCTATTATCAACGTAAAAATACAATGAATAATCTGAACGAAAAAGAAAAAATGCTGGGCGGAGAAATTTATGATGCCACCGATGAACTTTTGATACAAGAAAGAAATCTTTGCAAAGATCTCTGTTTTGAGTACAATCACCTTCAACCTTCAAAAATTGAGGAAAGAAAAGCATTAATTAAAAAACTCTTCGGAAAAACGACAGAAAATTTCCATATCGAACAGCCTTTTTATTGCGACTACGGTTATAATATTGAGATTGGCGAGAATTTTTACACCAACGTGAATGTTGTCATTCTAGATTGTGCAAAAGTGACTTTCGGAGATAACGTTTTTATCGCTCCCAACTGCGGATTTTACACGGCTGGTCATCCTTTCGATGTCGAGCAACGCAATAAGGCTTTGGAATATGCTTACCCAATTACAGTAGGAAATAATGTCTGGATTGGCGCTGGCTGCAGCATTCTTCCCGGAGTTACGATTGGCGATAATACCGTTATCGGAGCGGGAAGTGTGGTCACAAAAGATATTCCTTCCAATGTTTTGGCTGTGGGAAATCCATGTAAAGTAATCAGAGAAATTTAGAATATTTAAATTTTTAAAATTCTCGCAGATTGCCCAGATTTAGTAGATAAAAAAATCTGCGCCATCAGCTTAATCTGCGAGAACAAAATCATTCAGAAATGAAAAAAATAATACTATCATCAATCATAGCATTGAATTTATTTCAAGGTTTAAAAGCGCAGTCTTTAGAAAAAATGACTTGGTTCAACGAACCTCAGCAATGGGAAATCAAAGACAAAAAACTCATCATGAACGTCACGCCGCAAAGTGATTACTGGCGAATTTCACATTACGGTTTTACAGTGGATGATGCCCCATTTTATTACTCAACTTACGGCGGAGAATTTGAAACCAAAGTGAAAATCACCGGAGATTATAAAGCCCGTTTCGACCAAATGGGATTAATGTTGAGAATTGACGAACAAAACTACATCAAGGCCGGAGTAGAATTTGTAGACGGAAAATTCAATCTAAGCACTGTCGTTACGCATAAAACCAGTGATTGGAGTGTCATCGTTCTCGAAAAAACACCTCCATTTGTCTGGATAAAAGCAGTGAGAAGGCTCGATGCTGTTGAGATTTTCTACTCATTCGACGATAAAGAATATGTGATGATGCGTAATGCATATTTGCAAGACAATACTCCCGTTCAAGTAGGATTTATGGCAGCAAGTCCTGATGGAAAAGGCTTCAAAGCAACTTTCGAAAACTTCTCTGTCAAACATCTTCCCGACCAGCGCCGTCTGGAATGGCTGAACAAGAATCAATAGATATAAAAAAACTCTCAGATTATTATATTCTGAGAGTTTTTATTTTTCAGGAGCCGAGAACCTGCTCTCCACTGTATCTTTTGCTCCACTTCGTTTCACAAAAGGATGCCGTTATGATCAGGGCTAATATTTTATACTATTTACAAAGCTTAGGGAATAACCTCAACTTTAGTCTTAATCTCAATCTTTTTAACCAATTAAATCTAAAAACTCTTGCTCGTCAAGAATCGTGATCGTCCCAATATCCTGCGCTTTCTTCAACTTGCTTCCGGCTTTTTCGCCAACGACCAGATAATTTAGATTTTTAGAAACTGCAGAAATATTTTTTCCACCGTGTTTTTCTACCATTTCTTCAGCAGATTCTCTGGTGAAAAGTGATAGTTTTCCTGTAAACAAAAATGTTTTTCCGTCTAAAGTGTTTGATAAAACTTCGTTGGTGTTTTCACCTTTCTCTAATTGAATGCCGTAAGATTTCAGCCTTTCTAGCATCAGAATATTTTCAGGATTATTAAAGAAATCAACGATGCTCACAGCGATTTTCATCCCGATATCTTCTACCTGACACAATTCTTCTGCGGTTGCTTTTTTCAAATCGTCAATCGTGTTGAAATTCTTAACCAATTTCTTGGCAACCGTTTCTCCAACGTGTTTGATGCCAATTCCGAATAAGACTTTCTCAAACGGAATTTCTTTCGATTTTTCGATTCCGTCAATAATATTCTGAGCCGATTTTTCAGCCATTCTTTCTAAAGGAAGAATCTGTTCTTTTGTCAACGTATAAAAGTCTGCAGGGTTTTCAATCAGTCTTTCTTTATAAAGCTGTTCGATGGTTTCACTTCC comes from Chryseobacterium sp. 3008163 and encodes:
- a CDS encoding DUF1349 domain-containing protein gives rise to the protein MKKIILSSIIALNLFQGLKAQSLEKMTWFNEPQQWEIKDKKLIMNVTPQSDYWRISHYGFTVDDAPFYYSTYGGEFETKVKITGDYKARFDQMGLMLRIDEQNYIKAGVEFVDGKFNLSTVVTHKTSDWSVIVLEKTPPFVWIKAVRRLDAVEIFYSFDDKEYVMMRNAYLQDNTPVQVGFMAASPDGKGFKATFENFSVKHLPDQRRLEWLNKNQ
- a CDS encoding sugar O-acetyltransferase, which gives rise to MNNLNEKEKMLGGEIYDATDELLIQERNLCKDLCFEYNHLQPSKIEERKALIKKLFGKTTENFHIEQPFYCDYGYNIEIGENFYTNVNVVILDCAKVTFGDNVFIAPNCGFYTAGHPFDVEQRNKALEYAYPITVGNNVWIGAGCSILPGVTIGDNTVIGAGSVVTKDIPSNVLAVGNPCKVIREI
- a CDS encoding response regulator transcription factor produces the protein MKPIQSDLNEKLLQQEFASTFESENLQLKKSKEIAQNFVDLENGIAVLSDLQNNKSYVYSGKLADELNIFQEQNTQEIESIWEEELFAKLNSEDVLQKHLLELQFFQFIKTIPFEQHKDYCVVSRLRIADNQKQKAILHKMFYFTNANNKNVELALCLYHFDFLNSSLHHGMIINTANSSVIHQTEAGNSSFLSVREKEILKMIQDGKRSKEIAELLFISINTVNRHRQNVLEKLRVGNMTEACMMAVKLRWI